A stretch of Macrobrachium rosenbergii isolate ZJJX-2024 chromosome 12, ASM4041242v1, whole genome shotgun sequence DNA encodes these proteins:
- the LOC136843687 gene encoding uncharacterized protein, protein MLALILIPILCLGWGQADVRTGSQLYELPETPFLVPSIPPHLPNDIPGCSGKTSYLTITSTRPTTVLVYKTVNQYVPSKVFEVITASEVRFETVFATQTYTTYLPPKIVTETEFLTVTTYKPHVQLLTETVYATKREVRSITTTEVVTDYRTRTSLVYSKVTVTSTGIVTTEAVTSVNALNTKYQYFTKTSYTPNTVVFTRTTTYNVYQTLTHTLTKNEYITETKLQYSTFYTTKCSSSYVYQRPSTAFTHYDSFGGY, encoded by the exons ATGTTAGCCCTTATCTTGATACCAATCTTGTGCCTGGGCTGGGGACAAGCAGATGTCAGGACGGGTTCCCAGTTGTACGAACTTCCCGAAACGCCCTTTCTGGTACCATCAATACCACCGCATTTACCAAATGATATTCCAGGCTGTTCTGGAAAGACTTCTTACCTCACAATCACCTCGACGAGGCCTACGACAGTACTGGTCTACAAGACAGTGAACCAGTATGTCCCTTCCAAAGTCTTCGAG GTGATCACCGCTTCAGAAGTCCGCTTTGAAACCGTGTTCGCAACGCAAACTTACACGACCTACTTGCCGCCGAAAATCGTCACGGAAACAGAG TTCCTCACCGTAACGACCTACAAGCCCCACGTCCAGCTACTGACGGAGACAGTGTACGCCACGAAGAGAGAGGTAAGGTCCATAACGACGACGGAGGTGGTCACGGATTACAGAACTAGGACTTCCCTCGTCTACAGCAAGGTGACGGTAACCTCCACCGGTATAGTTACCACGGAAGCAGTGACAAGCGTCAACGCTCTGAACACAAAATACCA GTACTTCACCAAGACCAGCTACACTCCGAACACAGTTGTCTTCACCAGAACGACGACGTACAACGTCTACCAAACGCTGACTCATACGCTGACGAAGAACGAGTACATCACGGAAACGAAGCTTCAGTACAGCACCTTCTACACAACCAAGTGTTCGTCCAGCTACGTCTATCAACGGCCCTCTACTGCTTTTACCCATTACGACTCTTTCGGTGGTTATTAG